One Alnus glutinosa chromosome 3, dhAlnGlut1.1, whole genome shotgun sequence genomic region harbors:
- the LOC133864165 gene encoding RING-H2 finger protein ATL52, translating to MGSMSNPWSPYETYKDCSQGICSVYCPQWCYIIFPPPPPFGLEDAGDHPGLQFSPLIVAVIGILASAFVLVCYYTVISKYCRRRSDSDAAMELSGNRGLVDNESSQASSRGLDEALIKSIKVCKYKKGEGLVEGTDCSVCLSEFQENESLRLLPKCNHAFHLPCIDTWLKSQSSCPLCRSNISLPPPISPPVQEISSSTPQTSALQHQQGNDAVLEVRESEEEAVVSSIESHDHVVPKASETRDNVVEIRQEGSVEPFRRSPSMNHSVCDQGHDGECRMEILDIGTFQENGCSGNNRGGVKSSNSPAMTIEVDFHGGIHVHEV from the coding sequence ATGGGTTCTATGAGCAATCCCTGGTCGCCATACGAGACTTACAAAGACTGTTCTCAAGGAATTTGCAGCGTATACTGCCCGCAATGGTGCTACATAATTTTCCCTCCTCCCCCCCCTTTCGGTCTCGAAGATGCCGGCGATCATCCAGGCCTCCAATTCTCCCCTCTCATAGTAGCAGTCATAGGCATCCTGGCAAGCGCCTTCGTCTTGGTATGCTATTACACCGTCATCTCAAAATACTGCCGCCGGAGAAGCGACAGCGACGCAGCCATGGAACTCAGCGGAAACCGCGGTCTTGTAGATAACGAATCGTCGCAAGCTTCTTCAAGAGGATTGGATGAAGCCCTTATCAAGTCCATCAAAGTCTGCAAGTACAAGAAAGGCGAGGGGTTGGTTGAAGGCACCGACTGCTCTGTTTGCCTGAGTGAATTTCAAGAAAACGAGAGCCTTAGGCTTTTGCCGAAATGCAACCATGCTTTTCATCTCCCTTGCATCGATACCTGGCTGAAATCTCAATCAAGCTGCCCTCTTTGCCGCTCCAATATTTCTCTGCCTCCTCCAATATCTCCTCCTGTCCAAGAAATTAGTAGTAGTACTCCTCAAACATCTGCTCTCCAACACCAGCAAGGGAACGATGCTGTTCTAGAGGTACGAGAATCAGAAGAAGAGGCTGTTGTGAGCAGCATTGAAAGCCATGATCATGTTGTTCCAAAAGCTTCTGAAACAAGAGACAACGTTGTTGAAATCAGACAAGAAGGATCGGTTGAGCCATTTAGGAGGAGTCCTTCTATGAATCATTCTGTTTGTGATCAAGGCCATGATGGTGAATGTCGAATGGAGATCTTGGATATTGGAACATTTCAAGAAAATGGTTGCAGTGGAAATAACAGAGGCGGAGTTAAGAGTAGTAATTCTCCGGCAATGACGATCGAGGTCGATTTCCACGGGGGGATTCATGTTCACGAGGTATGA